In Yarrowia lipolytica chromosome 1F, complete sequence, a genomic segment contains:
- a CDS encoding uncharacterized protein (Compare to YALI0F11011g, no similarity) gives MSAKKRHDLRVHVYGVCGSMPSPLHPPTSGMAYTPLTSGLPMSAYKQQFSPSCDFGAAYTPLSARLPSYPRTPLHAGYPQTPLHSDCPLDLNAPFELSSKYLKDVDNFFSTRLFRQNGDIASKVLPPPKPSPRADFFRSDKLPPITKPMLNMRDFEKNSATKVKVAPEDSPNYTTSPGSPGSESDSSSSSVSTTAPSFASPPAKKIAFKPYRVKKTKPATRKQLAVGMVAGHVELLKKEHSTSPSPTDSPFGRGMAPSTSGMSNVERLKANPDMWTQATQVKKGVYVCTHCPSHLGRFRKLSELAAHFDENNLTRLCKCDFPDCAWSIVGFSSRSEKTRHIKSQHASARYSCMHCERVFARSDSLKRHFKLIHNLPNVTPEELLAMRSTTSSVADASLAYDDVKEEEQEPGMPPPSTTSVFVATPA, from the coding sequence ATGTcggcaaaaaaaagacacgATCTCAGGGTCCATGTCTACGGAGTGTGTGGCAGCATGCCCTCTCCACTACACCCGCCAACAAGTGGCATGGCCTACACCCCCCTCACATCAGGCCTGCCAATGTCAGCATATAAACAGCAGTTTTCGCCTTCGTGCGACTTTGGCGCCGCTTACACGCCTCTTTCGGCACGCCTGCCGTCCTACCCTCGAACGCCGCTTCATGCTGGATACCCCCAAACCCCTTTACACTCCGACTGTCCTCTGGACCTCAATGCCCCCTTCGAGCTGAGCAGCAAGTACCTCAAAGACGTGGACAACTTCTTTTCCACACGGCTGTTCCGCCAGAATGGTGATATCGCCTCCAAAGTGTTACCTCCGCCGAAACCGTCGCCACGGGCAGACTTTTTCAGAAGCGACAAACTGCCCCCCATCACAAAACCCATGCTCAACATGCGCgactttgagaagaacTCAGCAACAAAGGTCAAGGTTGCTCCAGAAGACTCGCCAAACTATACCACGAGTCCCGGCTCGCCAGGAAGCGAAAGTgactcgtcttcttcgtcggTGTCCACCACGGCACCAAGCTTTGCAAGTCCGCCGGCTAAGAAGATTGCATTCAAACCATACAGAGTGAAAAAGACGAAACCGGCCACCCGAAAACAGCTGGCTGTTGGAATGGTTGCCGGCCACGTGGAACTCCTCAAAAAGGAACACTCGACATCCCCTTCGCCCACAGACTCGCCGTTTGGAAGAGGAATGGCCCCCTCCACTAGTGGCATGTCGAACGTGGAACGCCTCAAGGCAAACCCTGACATGTGGACGCAGGCTACTCAGGTCAAAAAGGGTGTCTACGTGTGCACACACTGTCCCAGCCATCTGGGCCGCTTCAGAAAGCTGTCTGAACTAGCTGCACACTTTGACGAAAACAATCTCACCCGCCTGTGCAAATGCGACTTTCCAGATTGCGCATGGTCCATTGTGGGCTTCTCTTCTCGGTCAGAAAAGACCAGACACATCAAATCTCAGCATGCCAGTGCCCGATACTCGTGCATGCACTGCGAGAGAGTGTTTGCACGTTCAGACTCTCTCAAGCGGCACTTCAAACTCATCCACAACCTGCCTAACGTCACCCCCGAAGAGCTGCTTGCCATGCGAAGTACAACCTCTTCCGTAGCAGATGCTTCCTTGGCATATGACGATGTTAAGGAGGAAGAACAGGAGCCTGGTATGCCCCCTCCCTCTACAACCAGCGTCTTTGTGGCGACCCCTGCGTGA
- a CDS encoding uncharacterized protein (Compare to YALI0F11033g, similar to Saccharomyces cerevisiae STE24 (YJR117W); ancestral locus Anc_7.501, similar to uniprot|P47154 Saccharomyces cerevisiae YJR117w STE24 zinc metallo-protease and DEHA0F06820g Debaryomyces hansenii) encodes MEHLRKLDSPNVPWRQIIVGTAIGDYLLESYLNYRQYQVYKRTEVPASLQGIVSQEKLTESNDYSMAKMRFSFVHSTYSLVNFLATIHFNVIPKIFHVTKMGFTKRIAPKLAGATFFGAKTLHKLALSTPVHTAFAFNVFGLVSSLLELPFSYYKNFVLEKKYGFNKMTPKTFVLDFFKEQALSFTIQGLYIGIFEKILIKFGLSFVPYFTGFVVVLQIVLMYAVPTLIMPMFNKFEKLEDGELKDRSEALAKKLDFPLSDLYVIDGSTRSAHSNAFFTGLPWKKQIVLYDTLIEQCSTDEIEAILGHELGHWKMNHILQTLLAGNANILTLTLGFLAFAHNDSFYTSLGFFSNDRPAAYLFNTLYLQVISPIQYGVTFLMNGMSRKNEFEADQFSKDLGYGDALAKSLITIHQENLSNYDGDWLYNSYHRSHPLLLERLEAIGYKPKAQ; translated from the exons ATGGAA CACCTTCGAAAACTCGACAGCCCCAACGTCCCATGGAGACAGATCATTGTGGGCACCGCCATTGGCGACTACCTGCTTGAGTCTTACCTTAACTACAGACAGTACCAGGTCTACAAGCGAACCGAGGTGCCTGCCAGCCTGCAGGGTATTGTCTCCCAGGAGAAGCTGACTGAATCCAACGACTACTCCATGGCCAAGATGCGGTTCTCCTTCGTCCACTCCACCTACTCCCTTGTCAATTTCCTTGCCACCATCCATTTCAACGTCATCCCCAAAATCTTCCATGTCACCAAGATGGGCTTCACAAAGAGAATCGCCCCCAAGCTTGCCGGTGCCACCTTCTTTGGTGCCAAGACCCTCCACAAGCTCGCCCTGTCAACCCCCGTTCACACCGCCTTTGCTTTCAACGTCTTTGGCCTCGTTAGCTccctgctggagctgcctTTCTCTTACTACAAGAATTttgtgctggagaagaagtacgGCTTCAACAAGATGACCCCCAAGACCTTTGTTCTCGACTTCTTCAAGGAGCAGGCCCTCTCTTTTACCATCCAGGGTCTGTACATTGGCATCTTTGAGAAGATTCTGATCAAGTTTGGTCTGTCTTTCGTCCCCTACTTTACTGGCTTTGTTGTGGTTCTCCAGATTGTGCTTATGTACGCCGTTCCTACTCTGATCATGCCCATGTTCAACAAGTTTGAAAAGCTTGAGGACGgcgagctcaaggaccgATCCGAGGCTcttgccaagaagctggactTCCCTCTTTCCGACCTTTATGTCATTGACGGCTCTACCCGATCCGCTCACTCCAATGCCTTCTTCACCGGTTTGCCttggaagaagcagattGTCCTGTACGACACTCTGATCGAGCAATGCTCCAccgacgagattgaggccATTCTTGGCCACGAGCTCGGTCACTGGAAGATGAACCATATCCTGCAGACGCTGCTTGCCGGCAACGCAAACattctgactctgactcttGGATTCCTGGCGTTTGCTCACAACGACTCTTTTTACACCTCTCTCGGCTTCTTCAGCAACGACCGACCCGCCGCCTACCTGTTCAACACCCTTTATCTGCAGGTCATCAGCCCCATCCAGTACGGTGTCACCTTCCTGATGAACGGCATGTCTCGAAAGAACGAGTTTGAGGCCGACCAGTTCTCCAAGGACCTTGGCTATGGCGATGCTCTGGCCAAGAGTCTGATCACCATCCACCAGGAGAACCTCAGCAACTACGACGGCGATTGGCTGTACAACTCGTACCACCGATCCCatcctctgctgctggagcgaCTTGAGGCGATTGGCTACAAGCCCAAGGCTCAATAA
- a CDS encoding 40S ribosomal protein uS15 (Compare to YALI0F11055g, similar to Saccharomyces cerevisiae RPS13 (YDR064W); ancestral locus Anc_8.179, highly similar to uniprot|P05756 Saccharomyces cerevisiae YDR064w YS15 ribosomal protein), with product MGRMHSKGKGMSASAIPYSRNAPSWFKLTPDAVVEQIIKYARKGLTPSQIGVLLRDSHGVSQVKVATGNKILRILKSNGLAPEIPEDLYHLIKKAVSVRKHLDKNRKDADSKFRLILIESRIHRLARYYKSVGVLPPTWKYESATASALVN from the exons ATGGGTCGAATGCACAGCAAAGGAAAGGGAATGAGCGCCTCCGCCATCCCCTACTCTCGAAacgctccttcttggttcAAGCTCACCCCCGACGCTGTCGTTGAGCAGATCATCAAGTACGCTCGAAAGGGTCTTACCCCCTCTCAGATTGGTGTCCTCCTGCGAGACTCCCACGGTGTCTCCCAGGTCAAGGTTGCCACTGGTAACAAGATTCTGCGAATCCTGAAGTCCAACG GCCTTGCCCCCGAGATTCCCGAGGATCTCTACCACCTTATCAAGAAGGCTGTGTCTGTGCGAAAGCACCTCGACAAGAACCGAAAGGACGCCGACTCCAAGTTCCGACTCATTCTCATCGAGTCTCGAATCCACCGACTTGCCCGATACTACAAGTCTGTTGGTGTTCTGCCCCCCACCTGGAAGTACGAGTCCGCCACTGCTTCCGCTCTTGTCAACTAG